In a genomic window of Flavobacterium lipolyticum:
- a CDS encoding NAD(P)H-binding protein: MTQISILGCGWLGWPLAKKLIKEGHSVNGSTTSENKLPSLEASGIKAFLVALESEYVSNSITNFLAESEILIIDIPPKLREKSASLPTPSERIFVRKMENLIPFIEKSTVKKVLFVSSTAVYGNENATITEDTHPNPETESGKQLLLAEALLQKNQNFAATILRFGGLIGEDRHPVKFLAGKENLENPDAPINLIHQNDCIAIIEAILNQAKWNEVFNAVAPFHPTREEYYTQKAKEYNLNPPKFRTENSNIQKIISSKKMESVLNYQFRPDNY; the protein is encoded by the coding sequence ATGACACAAATCAGTATTTTAGGATGTGGCTGGCTGGGATGGCCTCTGGCGAAAAAGCTAATTAAAGAAGGACATTCGGTAAACGGGTCAACGACTTCGGAAAATAAACTTCCGAGTTTAGAAGCATCGGGAATAAAGGCTTTCCTGGTTGCGCTTGAAAGCGAATATGTTTCAAACAGCATCACTAACTTCCTGGCGGAAAGTGAGATTCTGATTATTGATATACCGCCTAAATTACGAGAAAAAAGCGCCAGTCTTCCGACTCCGTCTGAGAGGATATTTGTTCGAAAAATGGAGAATCTGATTCCGTTTATAGAAAAATCAACGGTAAAAAAAGTTCTTTTTGTAAGTTCAACCGCAGTTTATGGGAATGAGAACGCGACGATCACAGAAGATACACACCCAAATCCGGAAACCGAAAGTGGTAAACAATTGCTTTTAGCGGAAGCTTTGCTTCAAAAGAATCAAAACTTTGCAGCCACCATATTGCGTTTTGGCGGTCTAATCGGAGAAGATCGTCATCCGGTAAAATTTCTGGCCGGAAAAGAAAACCTTGAAAACCCTGATGCACCGATAAATCTGATCCATCAAAACGATTGTATCGCCATTATCGAAGCAATCCTAAATCAGGCTAAATGGAACGAGGTCTTTAATGCCGTAGCACCTTTTCATCCAACGAGAGAAGAATACTACACTCAAAAAGCAAAAGAATACAATCTGAATCCTCCGAAATTTAGAACTGAAAACTCAAACATTCAAAAGATTATTTCAAGTAAAAAAATGGAATCGGTTTTAAATTATCAATTTAGACCTGACAATTATTAA
- a CDS encoding methylated-DNA--[protein]-cysteine S-methyltransferase has translation METVYVNSPLGITKIVGDEDGIAIVSVSDVGDNDVSQTIPKVLEKAVSQLQEYFDGKRTDFDLKLNPKGTDFQQKVWKSLLEIPYGKTISYMDQTKKLGDLKAIRAVASANGKNPLWIVVPCHRVIGTNGSLTGYAGGLSRKKWLLEHENPSTQQSLF, from the coding sequence ATGGAAACAGTTTATGTCAATTCACCATTAGGAATTACCAAAATCGTTGGAGATGAAGACGGCATTGCTATTGTCTCTGTTTCTGATGTTGGCGATAATGACGTTTCGCAAACCATTCCTAAAGTTTTGGAAAAGGCCGTTTCACAGCTTCAAGAGTATTTTGATGGTAAAAGAACCGACTTCGATTTAAAACTAAACCCAAAAGGAACGGACTTCCAGCAAAAAGTATGGAAATCCTTGTTGGAAATTCCGTACGGAAAAACCATCAGTTACATGGATCAGACCAAGAAACTGGGAGATCTAAAAGCCATTCGGGCTGTTGCGTCGGCAAATGGTAAAAACCCACTGTGGATTGTGGTTCCCTGTCACCGTGTTATTGGTACCAATGGTTCTTTAACGGGTTACGCCGGTGGTCTTTCCCGTAAGAAATGGCTGTTGGAACATGAGAATCCTAGTACGCAGCAGAGTTTGTTTTAG
- a CDS encoding 3'-5' exonuclease — protein sequence MIEKINLNNILFLDIETVPEEENFNSLDEEMRSLWDQKTQYQRKDDFTPEEFYERAGIWAEFGKIVCISVGYFTIKGDIRNFRVTSFFGDEKKILRDFNNLINNHFNKPQHLLCGHNAKEFDIPFIARRMIINQIAIPDKLNLFGKKPWEIPHLDTLELWKFGDYKHFTSLKLLTKILGVPSPKGDIDGSQVAHVFYVEKDIDRIVTYCEKDTIAVAQIFLRLRREDLLIDDEIIHV from the coding sequence ATGATTGAAAAAATTAACCTTAACAACATTCTTTTCCTTGATATTGAAACGGTACCGGAAGAGGAGAATTTCAATTCGCTTGACGAAGAAATGAGGTCTCTTTGGGATCAGAAGACACAATACCAGCGTAAAGACGATTTTACTCCCGAAGAATTTTATGAACGTGCCGGAATCTGGGCAGAATTCGGTAAGATTGTCTGTATTTCGGTTGGCTATTTTACCATTAAAGGTGATATCAGAAATTTTAGAGTAACCTCTTTTTTTGGAGATGAAAAGAAAATCCTGCGCGACTTCAATAATCTGATCAACAATCATTTCAATAAACCGCAGCACCTGCTGTGCGGACACAATGCCAAAGAATTTGATATTCCGTTTATTGCACGACGTATGATCATCAACCAGATTGCAATTCCGGACAAGCTTAATTTATTTGGGAAAAAACCTTGGGAAATACCACATTTAGATACTTTAGAATTATGGAAGTTTGGCGATTACAAGCACTTTACCTCCTTAAAACTATTAACCAAGATCCTGGGAGTTCCCTCTCCAAAAGGTGATATCGACGGCAGTCAGGTTGCACATGTCTTTTATGTCGAAAAAGACATTGACCGAATTGTAACCTATTGTGAGAAAGACACCATAGCTGTAGCTCAGATTTTTCTTCGCCTTCGTCGTGAAGATTTATTAATTGACGATGAAATTATTCATGTGTAA
- a CDS encoding winged helix DNA-binding domain-containing protein: MDSKIAQLRLISQKLHKTTHNAPQEIVQHLGAMQAQDYAMAKWAVGSRCDASEKAIEEAINSAQIIRTHILRPTWHFVSADDIYWMLDISGPQVKRIVTSYVKKYGYDTKKLHQTNAAIQKILAGNNHLTREEIMQELSITKTPGPDHLSGAIMMYAELDGLVCNGKMNGKQMTYALLEERVPKPQGRLTQEEGLTKLALRYFESHGPANLLDFSWWSGFSPTSCKNIINAIELQLNTITIEDQKYWFKNDISTEDNFRESIHFLPAFDEILISYKSREASISPEHQPKAFTNNGIFKPIILENSKVIGTWKRTIKKDHAKIETQFFNETENHKKAILFEGIKPFENYLETKIQIE, from the coding sequence ATGGATTCAAAAATAGCTCAGCTCAGGCTCATCTCTCAAAAACTTCATAAAACGACTCACAATGCACCACAAGAAATTGTGCAGCATTTAGGGGCAATGCAGGCTCAGGACTATGCAATGGCAAAATGGGCAGTTGGCTCCCGTTGCGATGCTTCAGAAAAAGCGATTGAAGAAGCTATCAATTCGGCACAAATTATCCGAACTCATATTTTACGGCCTACCTGGCATTTTGTTTCTGCCGATGATATTTACTGGATGTTGGATATTTCAGGGCCGCAAGTCAAACGCATTGTAACCTCTTACGTAAAAAAATATGGTTATGATACTAAGAAACTACATCAAACGAATGCCGCTATCCAAAAAATACTTGCAGGAAACAATCATCTCACCCGTGAAGAAATCATGCAGGAACTTAGCATTACTAAAACTCCTGGCCCTGATCATTTAAGCGGTGCCATTATGATGTATGCTGAACTTGATGGTTTGGTTTGTAACGGAAAAATGAACGGAAAACAAATGACGTATGCTTTACTTGAAGAAAGGGTTCCGAAACCACAAGGCAGACTAACCCAAGAGGAAGGTTTGACAAAACTAGCCCTTCGATACTTTGAAAGCCATGGCCCTGCTAACCTTCTTGACTTTTCATGGTGGTCAGGCTTCTCTCCTACCAGCTGCAAAAACATCATTAATGCAATCGAATTGCAATTAAATACTATTACCATTGAGGATCAGAAGTATTGGTTCAAAAATGATATTTCAACTGAGGATAATTTCCGCGAAAGCATCCATTTTCTTCCGGCTTTTGATGAAATCTTAATTTCGTACAAATCACGTGAAGCATCCATATCACCCGAGCATCAACCAAAGGCTTTTACCAACAATGGCATTTTCAAACCCATAATCCTGGAGAACAGCAAAGTCATCGGAACCTGGAAACGCACCATCAAAAAAGATCACGCCAAAATAGAAACCCAATTTTTTAACGAGACTGAAAATCATAAAAAGGCAATTCTTTTTGAAGGCATTAAGCCTTTTGAAAACTATTTAGAAACCAAAATTCAAATCGAATAA
- a CDS encoding nucleoside recognition domain-containing protein: MVLSRFWLAIFVSSILFVVVSLFTGNSYTLDFILNGQKDDPILVSEKYLEQIPAFVRDSIDLKEDKTMIVNRDLTNPDTTYVYKNKTVKIYSGVQKSDGLLPTCKSTLIDIIIPLIAYLAFFCGLMELLIVSGASEKLARFLSPMFTKVFPTVPKNHPSISYMTLNFAANFLGLDSAATPFGLKAMESLQELNVEKDKASDAQIMFMCLHASGLTLIPTSIIGYRAAANAANPADVMLPCIITSLIGTVAAFLIVGIRQKINFKSASLVLALMAIIAAIIGLLFYVNHLDLIGKNYFTSNLSGLMLVGIIGITLIFSFIHEKKFVAQDTTMFDTFVDGANNGLKTGVKIFPYVLGMLVAISLFRNSGLFEIISNGIGFIFSSIGVSSEIINALPVALLRPFSSGGSRGFLLDSMSTFGADSLTGRLSSIFQCSAETTFYVIAVYFGSVNIKNTRYALTTMLLVDFICVIAAIFVASWFF, encoded by the coding sequence ATGGTATTGAGCAGATTTTGGTTAGCTATTTTTGTGTCTTCAATTTTATTTGTGGTAGTGAGTTTGTTTACCGGCAACAGTTATACACTCGATTTTATTTTGAACGGACAAAAAGATGACCCAATTCTGGTTTCTGAAAAATATCTGGAGCAGATTCCTGCTTTTGTGAGAGACAGCATCGATTTAAAAGAAGATAAAACCATGATTGTAAACAGGGACTTAACAAATCCTGATACTACTTATGTTTACAAAAACAAAACGGTAAAAATTTATAGCGGTGTACAAAAATCAGACGGTTTACTGCCTACCTGTAAAAGTACTTTGATCGACATTATTATTCCATTAATTGCCTACTTAGCCTTTTTCTGCGGATTAATGGAACTTTTAATCGTTTCCGGAGCTTCCGAAAAACTGGCCAGATTCCTAAGTCCGATGTTTACCAAAGTGTTCCCTACGGTACCCAAAAATCATCCTTCGATATCGTATATGACCTTAAATTTTGCAGCAAACTTCCTTGGTTTAGATTCTGCTGCCACACCATTTGGACTAAAAGCAATGGAGAGTTTACAGGAATTAAATGTCGAAAAAGACAAAGCAAGTGATGCCCAAATCATGTTTATGTGTCTGCATGCATCGGGTCTGACCCTGATTCCAACTTCAATTATTGGATATCGCGCCGCAGCAAATGCAGCCAATCCGGCGGATGTTATGCTTCCATGTATCATTACTTCATTAATTGGAACTGTCGCAGCATTCCTAATTGTGGGAATCAGACAAAAAATAAATTTCAAAAGTGCTTCATTAGTACTTGCTTTAATGGCCATTATTGCTGCGATCATAGGATTATTGTTCTACGTTAATCACTTGGATTTAATTGGAAAAAACTATTTTACTTCTAATCTTTCAGGATTGATGTTGGTTGGGATCATTGGAATTACTCTCATTTTTTCCTTCATTCATGAGAAGAAATTTGTAGCACAAGACACTACAATGTTCGATACTTTTGTTGATGGTGCAAACAATGGTTTAAAAACCGGAGTTAAAATCTTCCCTTACGTTTTGGGAATGCTGGTTGCCATTTCCCTTTTTAGAAATAGCGGACTGTTTGAGATTATCAGTAACGGAATCGGATTTATCTTTAGCAGTATCGGCGTAAGTTCTGAAATCATAAATGCGTTACCGGTTGCATTACTTAGACCTTTTAGCTCAGGAGGTTCCAGAGGATTCTTACTGGATTCTATGAGTACTTTCGGAGCAGATTCGCTTACCGGGCGTTTAAGCAGTATTTTCCAATGTAGTGCCGAAACTACTTTTTACGTAATTGCGGTTTACTTTGGATCGGTAAACATTAAAAACACCCGATATGCACTTACCACCATGTTATTGGTTGATTTTATATGTGTAATCGCCGCCATTTTTGTAGCCAGCTGGTTTTTTTAA
- the tnpA gene encoding IS200/IS605 family transposase, producing the protein MANTYHQVYIQAVFAVKYREALINSEWKSKLLSILGHLINETGCKTIIVNGTENHVHCFLGLKPNVSISELMKTIKAKSSKYINDHKLTKSRFEWQEGYGVFSYSQSHVDAVYKYIQNQEEHHKKQSFKEEYFTFLERFQVSYDEKYLFNDLI; encoded by the coding sequence ATGGCAAACACCTATCATCAAGTTTATATACAGGCCGTTTTTGCTGTCAAATACAGAGAAGCACTTATTAATAGCGAATGGAAATCGAAATTATTAAGTATTCTTGGTCATCTGATAAACGAAACAGGATGCAAAACCATAATTGTAAATGGTACCGAAAATCACGTTCATTGCTTTCTGGGTTTAAAACCAAATGTTTCAATTTCTGAACTAATGAAAACCATAAAAGCAAAATCATCAAAATATATCAATGACCATAAGCTGACAAAATCCAGATTCGAATGGCAGGAAGGTTACGGTGTTTTCTCCTACAGCCAATCACATGTTGATGCGGTATATAAATATATTCAAAATCAGGAAGAACACCACAAAAAGCAATCTTTCAAAGAAGAGTATTTTACATTTTTAGAGAGATTTCAGGTTTCTTATGATGAAAAATATCTATTTAATGATCTTATATGA
- a CDS encoding fumarate hydratase: protein MIDFIYQDPYPILKDDTQYRKITSDFVKVEQFGQREVLTVDPKGLELLAEEALTDVSFMLRTTHLQKLRNILDDPEATDNDRFVAYNLLQNASVAAEGQLPSCQDTGTAIVMAKKGESIFTGVDDAEWLSRGIFNTYQKRNLRYSQIVPISMFEEKNSGSNLPAQIDIYAKKGASYEFLFMAKGGGSANKTYLYQQTKSLLNDKSMDAFIRTKIKDLGTSACPPYHLALVIGGTSAEANLSAVKKASAGYYDNLPTSGNMAGQAFRDLEWEERVQKICQESAIGAQFGGKYFTHDVRVIRLPRHAASCPVGLGVSCSADRNIKGKITKDGIFVEQLEVNPKQFLPETAPHLEAPVEIDLDQPMTDILAKLSQYPIKTRLKLNGTVIVARDIAHAKIMELLEAGKPMPEYFKNHPVYYAGPAKTPEGMASGSFGPTTAGRMDVYVDEFQKHGGSMVMLAKGNRTKQVTDACQKYGGFYLGSIGGPAAILAQDNILKVEVVDFEELGMEAVRKITVKDFPAFIITDDKGNDFFENL, encoded by the coding sequence ATGATTGATTTTATATACCAGGACCCTTATCCTATTTTGAAGGATGATACGCAATACCGCAAAATCACCTCTGATTTTGTAAAAGTAGAGCAATTTGGACAACGTGAAGTTTTAACTGTTGACCCAAAAGGATTAGAATTATTGGCTGAAGAAGCCCTTACGGATGTTTCGTTCATGCTTAGAACAACGCATTTACAAAAATTAAGAAATATTCTTGACGATCCAGAAGCTACAGATAACGATCGTTTTGTAGCTTATAATTTATTGCAAAATGCATCTGTTGCTGCCGAAGGTCAGTTGCCAAGCTGTCAGGATACCGGAACGGCTATTGTAATGGCAAAAAAAGGGGAAAGCATTTTTACAGGTGTTGATGATGCTGAATGGTTAAGCAGAGGAATTTTCAATACGTATCAAAAGCGCAACCTTCGTTATTCTCAAATTGTTCCGATTTCGATGTTTGAAGAAAAAAATTCAGGCTCAAATCTTCCGGCGCAAATTGATATCTACGCCAAAAAAGGAGCTTCTTATGAGTTTTTATTCATGGCAAAAGGTGGCGGCTCTGCGAATAAAACCTACTTGTACCAACAAACAAAATCTTTATTAAATGATAAATCTATGGATGCTTTCATCCGTACGAAAATCAAAGATTTAGGAACATCGGCTTGTCCTCCGTATCACCTGGCTTTAGTAATTGGAGGAACTTCTGCGGAAGCAAATCTAAGTGCTGTAAAAAAAGCCTCTGCCGGTTATTATGACAACCTGCCAACTTCAGGAAATATGGCCGGTCAGGCGTTTCGTGATTTAGAATGGGAAGAGCGTGTTCAGAAAATCTGTCAGGAAAGTGCTATTGGTGCTCAGTTTGGTGGAAAATATTTCACGCATGACGTTCGTGTAATTCGTTTGCCTCGTCACGCAGCTTCTTGTCCGGTTGGATTGGGAGTTTCTTGTTCAGCCGACAGAAATATTAAAGGGAAGATTACCAAAGACGGAATCTTCGTGGAACAATTGGAAGTAAATCCAAAGCAATTTTTACCGGAAACTGCCCCGCACTTAGAAGCGCCTGTTGAAATTGATTTAGATCAGCCGATGACCGATATTCTGGCCAAATTATCTCAATATCCAATTAAAACCCGTTTAAAACTTAACGGAACTGTAATTGTAGCCCGTGATATTGCACATGCCAAAATCATGGAATTATTGGAAGCTGGTAAACCGATGCCGGAGTACTTTAAAAATCATCCTGTTTATTACGCCGGACCTGCAAAAACACCCGAAGGAATGGCTTCAGGAAGTTTTGGACCGACCACTGCGGGACGTATGGACGTTTATGTAGACGAGTTTCAAAAACATGGAGGCAGTATGGTCATGCTGGCCAAAGGAAACCGTACCAAACAGGTAACAGATGCCTGTCAAAAATATGGCGGATTCTATCTAGGTTCTATTGGAGGTCCTGCCGCTATTTTAGC